A genomic segment from Vibrio panuliri encodes:
- the trxC gene encoding thioredoxin TrxC, which yields MSTFNTRCPSCQGVNRVPSERIGESPKCGKCQQPLLDGKPVEGTELNFTALLNSDQPVVVDFWAPWCNPCVGFAPVFEQVAQELAGQVRFVKIDTEAQQNLAAQYQIRSIPTVMVFKNGQRVDVINGALPKSQFSQWLSAAVLK from the coding sequence ATGTCTACATTCAACACTCGTTGCCCTTCTTGTCAGGGCGTTAATCGCGTTCCAAGTGAACGTATCGGTGAAAGCCCAAAATGCGGTAAGTGCCAACAGCCACTACTTGATGGTAAACCTGTGGAAGGAACTGAACTCAATTTCACCGCGCTGCTTAACAGTGACCAACCCGTTGTCGTTGATTTTTGGGCGCCATGGTGCAATCCATGTGTTGGCTTTGCCCCTGTGTTTGAGCAAGTCGCGCAGGAGTTAGCCGGTCAAGTTCGCTTCGTAAAAATCGATACCGAAGCCCAGCAAAACCTTGCGGCTCAGTACCAGATTAGAAGTATTCCAACCGTTATGGTGTTCAAAAACGGTCAGCGAGTTGATGTTATCAACGGAGCCCTACCAAAAAGCCAGTTTTCACAATGGTTAAGTGCAGCGGTACTTAAATAA
- a CDS encoding ketoacyl-ACP synthase III has product MTNYYAEISGWGKCLPPAQLSNDDLSTFLETSDEWIRTRTGIEKRRISHADTSEMATVAAQHALACAGITAQEIDVIIVATCSPDSLIPNIASKVSQNLGIKGAAAFDLNAACTGFVYGLETATRLIQAGNYNHALVIGAERLSFYIDWTQRDTAVLFGDGAGAVVLSKTEQVVGLQHAQLGCDSQGRDILAVPKFGTSMERFAADNGYWEFNFVGKEIFKRAVKGMGAAAHKVLARSGLSTEQVDVVIPHQANIRIIQTLCDMAGISQEKAFVNIQNYGNTSAATVPIALCEALEQGKVQPGDNLLLAAFGAGLTWGAGHIKWGERVTPINHSDAQLSECHSSALELLSYAIEQCKNKPV; this is encoded by the coding sequence ATGACCAACTATTACGCAGAAATAAGCGGTTGGGGTAAGTGCCTACCTCCGGCCCAACTTTCAAATGACGACTTAAGTACCTTCCTCGAAACTTCTGATGAATGGATTCGAACTCGAACGGGTATTGAAAAACGTCGTATTAGCCATGCTGACACCTCTGAAATGGCAACCGTTGCCGCGCAGCACGCTTTAGCGTGTGCGGGGATTACCGCCCAAGAAATTGATGTAATCATTGTCGCGACGTGTTCACCTGACTCACTAATTCCAAATATTGCGTCAAAAGTATCGCAAAACCTAGGTATCAAAGGTGCTGCGGCATTTGACTTAAACGCAGCATGTACGGGTTTCGTTTACGGGCTTGAGACTGCAACGCGTCTTATCCAAGCGGGTAACTACAATCACGCGTTGGTGATTGGTGCAGAGCGTCTTTCGTTTTATATCGATTGGACGCAGCGAGACACTGCCGTGTTGTTTGGTGATGGTGCTGGTGCAGTGGTGCTGAGCAAAACCGAACAGGTTGTTGGCTTGCAACACGCGCAGTTGGGCTGCGACTCTCAAGGACGTGATATCCTTGCCGTGCCTAAATTTGGTACTTCAATGGAGCGATTTGCCGCTGACAATGGTTACTGGGAATTTAACTTTGTTGGTAAAGAAATTTTCAAACGCGCAGTGAAAGGCATGGGCGCGGCGGCTCACAAGGTGTTGGCTCGCAGTGGTTTGTCGACAGAGCAAGTGGATGTTGTCATCCCTCATCAAGCCAATATCCGTATTATTCAAACCTTGTGTGACATGGCAGGAATTAGCCAAGAGAAAGCGTTTGTTAATATTCAAAATTACGGCAATACATCCGCAGCGACCGTTCCGATCGCGTTGTGCGAAGCACTTGAGCAGGGCAAAGTTCAACCCGGTGACAACTTACTTTTGGCAGCGTTTGGCGCAGGCTTAACTTGGGGGGCTGGCCACATTAAGTGGGGTGAGCGTGTTACACCGATTAATCATAGTGACGCGCAGTTAAGCGAGTGTCACAGCAGTGCGCTTGAACTGCTGTCTTACGCGATTGAACAGTGTAAAAACAAACCCGTTTAA
- a CDS encoding exonuclease SbcCD subunit D — protein sequence MKFLHTSDWHLGRQFHNISLLEDQQAVLAQIITYIQAHPVDALVIAGDIYDRSVPPTAAIEVMSQFIETVCGELSLPVIMIPGNHDGAQRLGFASSQMKASGLHIIANFDDMLKPVVIDSSIGEVAFYGMPYNDPELVRHHTKQPAKDHDQAHQLLSQLIVEQFKPEQKNVLLSHCFVDGAIESDSERPLSIGGSDRVSHEHFRPFDYVALGHLHQPQKKGEEYIRYSGSLMKYSFSEQHQAKGMTLVELDEHGFKSATHVPLTAPHQMRIIEGQLEELIEQGKTDANNHDYILARLTDKHAILDPMEKLRKVYPNILHLEKPGMLIGVDQQMGKARLARGELDMFRDFFLEAKQEPLTADQESAVSDIISQLTRQQEV from the coding sequence ATGAAGTTCCTTCACACCTCAGATTGGCATTTAGGCCGACAGTTTCACAACATATCTCTATTAGAAGATCAGCAAGCCGTACTGGCACAGATTATTACCTATATCCAAGCCCATCCTGTGGATGCGCTGGTCATTGCTGGGGACATTTATGACCGCAGTGTGCCGCCTACCGCTGCTATTGAGGTGATGAGCCAATTTATCGAAACCGTGTGTGGAGAGCTTTCTTTACCGGTGATTATGATTCCGGGCAACCATGATGGTGCGCAGCGGCTTGGTTTTGCATCAAGCCAAATGAAAGCTTCAGGGCTGCATATTATTGCTAATTTTGACGATATGCTTAAGCCAGTGGTTATCGATAGTTCTATTGGTGAGGTTGCGTTTTATGGGATGCCTTATAACGACCCTGAGTTGGTTCGCCACCATACCAAACAGCCCGCTAAAGACCACGATCAAGCGCATCAACTGTTGTCACAGCTTATCGTTGAACAGTTCAAACCAGAGCAGAAAAATGTATTGCTAAGTCATTGTTTTGTTGATGGCGCGATTGAGTCTGACTCAGAACGCCCACTTTCGATTGGCGGCTCTGACCGTGTGAGTCATGAGCATTTTCGACCATTTGACTATGTGGCTTTAGGGCACCTTCATCAACCACAGAAAAAAGGCGAGGAGTATATCCGCTACAGCGGGTCATTGATGAAGTACAGTTTTTCTGAACAGCACCAAGCCAAAGGTATGACACTGGTCGAGTTGGACGAACACGGCTTTAAATCCGCCACTCATGTTCCTCTAACAGCGCCGCATCAAATGCGTATTATCGAAGGGCAGTTAGAAGAGTTAATCGAACAAGGTAAAACCGATGCGAATAACCATGATTATATCTTGGCTCGTTTAACGGATAAGCACGCGATTCTTGACCCGATGGAAAAGCTCAGAAAGGTATACCCCAACATTTTACATCTTGAAAAGCCAGGCATGCTGATTGGTGTGGATCAACAGATGGGCAAAGCGCGTTTGGCGCGTGGCGAGTTAGATATGTTTAGAGACTTCTTTCTTGAAGCCAAACAGGAACCTCTCACTGCTGATCAAGAGTCGGCAGTCAGTGACATTATTTCACAATTAACTCGCCAGCAAGAGGTCTAG
- a CDS encoding AAA family ATPase has product MTPLKLTIQAFGPFAGRQVIDFTELGQSPLFLINGPTGSGKSSILDAICFALYGETTGSERTGEQMRCDHAPLDMPTEVVFEFSLGSKQYRIERSPTQMLPKKRGDGLTKKEHTAVLYRIDEQEALLANKPSPVAKAISELIGLDVKQFRQVMVLPQGKFRELLIANSKEREQIFGQLFQTHVYVAIEKALLDKAAHIRRAKDEFDNQIKGALDVAGVSTEDELNQQIEEVHPQIAAANQQLSIVRNALETAQAQYKAANDLQAKITKRDQLVASRNDHLAQRPAMDALAAKRKLAQQAQALHLPFNQWTQAKQKQVSASAAFEQGVRQLDQVSAEFNQAKAAADQAGLDAQAVPALTQQLFNFNEIAKRLSQRDQEQAKLTQALSTQQQFEQVRQQNAKQLALLEEAYKNQQLQLQAAKDSLATLPAKQAELKQLQGQLKNYQELANTQSAAQQFHTIYQAKLTDFEQVKAQFEQAKRFADQQEFYWHTSQAAQLAKTLQQGQPCPVCGSHEHPQPAQFTEQEVSKAQVDDARAKQQQCFNQQESASLALQTAQRDVDRVEQAVKGWLAQLGENPQPQDWVQQQVIQLEKEIAELNLNAVEQVSQQLQATEQSLHNLKLQDETANQQWLDAKQLVAKLEGSLANLLQDLSQQEQDGAHVQQMIAQLDDQIKKLQQAELQTKLKSDALHTQMVAVKTQQQENEKQLNEALSILESSETQWQQQLQESQFDHQQAYLDARLEPKQIEEIEQQLAQFAERTSTLNGALETLEQELAEQALPDIGVLQQSLDDAQTAHQVQLDAVTKLQSQLDNLNKVATILKQLYQQNQALEAEYQVIGTLSDIANGRTGARVSLHRFVLGVLLDDVLIQASQRLRVMSKGRYELRRKEERAKGIAGSGLDLMVEDGYSGKLRDVATLSGGESFMAALALALGLSDVVQSYSGGIRLDTLFIDEGFGSLDPESLDLAIQTLIDLQQGGRTIGLISHVSELKEQMPLRIDVHADRTGSHIQLQGCSI; this is encoded by the coding sequence ATGACGCCGTTAAAACTCACTATTCAAGCTTTTGGGCCGTTTGCTGGTCGACAGGTGATCGATTTTACCGAGCTAGGTCAATCCCCACTGTTTCTAATTAATGGCCCGACGGGGTCAGGAAAAAGTTCGATTCTTGATGCAATTTGCTTTGCTCTCTATGGAGAGACTACAGGCAGCGAGCGCACGGGCGAGCAAATGCGCTGTGATCATGCCCCGCTTGATATGCCAACAGAGGTAGTGTTCGAGTTTTCGCTGGGCAGCAAGCAATACCGTATTGAACGCTCGCCAACGCAAATGTTACCCAAAAAACGTGGTGATGGTTTAACCAAAAAAGAGCATACGGCGGTGTTATATCGCATTGACGAGCAAGAGGCATTGCTGGCAAACAAGCCAAGCCCCGTCGCCAAAGCCATCAGTGAATTAATTGGCTTAGATGTAAAGCAGTTCCGTCAAGTGATGGTACTGCCACAAGGCAAGTTCCGTGAGCTACTCATCGCTAACTCAAAAGAGCGTGAACAGATTTTTGGTCAGTTGTTTCAAACACATGTCTATGTCGCCATTGAAAAAGCGTTGTTGGATAAAGCTGCTCATATACGCCGCGCAAAAGATGAGTTTGACAATCAGATCAAAGGCGCATTGGATGTTGCAGGAGTCTCGACGGAAGATGAGCTCAATCAGCAGATCGAAGAGGTGCACCCTCAAATCGCTGCGGCAAATCAGCAGCTGTCTATCGTTCGCAATGCATTGGAGACGGCACAAGCGCAATATAAAGCGGCTAACGATCTACAAGCTAAAATCACTAAGCGCGACCAGCTGGTGGCAAGTCGCAATGACCATCTCGCGCAGCGACCAGCAATGGACGCGTTGGCGGCAAAACGAAAACTTGCGCAGCAGGCACAAGCGTTGCATTTGCCTTTCAATCAATGGACACAAGCTAAGCAAAAGCAAGTGAGCGCAAGTGCCGCTTTTGAGCAGGGCGTGCGTCAGTTGGACCAAGTGTCGGCAGAGTTTAATCAAGCGAAAGCCGCTGCGGATCAAGCCGGTTTAGATGCTCAAGCTGTGCCTGCGTTGACTCAACAGCTGTTCAATTTCAATGAGATTGCGAAGCGCCTAAGCCAGCGCGATCAAGAGCAAGCTAAATTAACCCAAGCGCTCAGCACTCAGCAGCAGTTTGAGCAAGTTCGTCAGCAAAACGCCAAACAGTTGGCTTTGCTTGAAGAGGCGTACAAAAACCAGCAGCTGCAACTGCAAGCGGCAAAAGACAGCTTAGCAACATTACCTGCCAAGCAAGCGGAGCTTAAGCAATTACAAGGGCAGTTGAAAAACTACCAAGAGCTCGCTAATACCCAATCGGCAGCGCAGCAGTTTCATACTATTTATCAAGCTAAACTGACAGACTTTGAGCAAGTTAAAGCGCAGTTTGAGCAAGCAAAACGCTTTGCTGATCAACAAGAATTCTATTGGCACACTTCGCAAGCCGCCCAGTTGGCAAAAACGCTTCAGCAGGGGCAGCCGTGTCCAGTGTGCGGAAGTCATGAGCATCCTCAGCCCGCTCAGTTTACTGAGCAAGAGGTCAGCAAAGCGCAAGTCGATGATGCGCGTGCCAAGCAGCAGCAATGCTTTAATCAGCAAGAATCAGCGTCATTGGCACTTCAAACCGCGCAAAGAGATGTCGATAGAGTCGAGCAAGCCGTTAAAGGTTGGCTGGCACAGTTGGGTGAAAATCCGCAGCCTCAGGATTGGGTGCAGCAACAAGTCATCCAGCTAGAAAAAGAGATTGCCGAGCTGAATCTTAATGCTGTTGAGCAGGTGTCTCAGCAGTTGCAAGCTACAGAGCAATCATTGCATAACCTAAAGTTGCAAGATGAAACAGCCAATCAACAGTGGCTTGATGCCAAACAGTTGGTGGCTAAGCTAGAAGGAAGCTTAGCCAACTTGCTACAAGACCTTTCGCAACAAGAGCAAGACGGTGCACATGTTCAACAGATGATTGCCCAGCTTGATGACCAAATAAAAAAACTGCAACAAGCAGAGCTGCAAACCAAGCTAAAGAGCGATGCTTTGCATACTCAGATGGTCGCGGTGAAAACGCAGCAGCAAGAAAATGAAAAGCAGCTTAATGAGGCGTTAAGTATTCTGGAGTCGTCTGAAACACAATGGCAGCAACAACTTCAAGAGAGTCAGTTTGATCACCAGCAAGCGTATTTAGACGCGCGCTTAGAGCCGAAGCAAATTGAAGAGATTGAACAGCAATTGGCACAGTTTGCAGAGCGTACATCAACACTAAATGGTGCGCTTGAAACACTAGAGCAAGAGTTAGCAGAACAAGCGTTGCCAGATATCGGCGTGTTGCAACAGTCTCTTGATGATGCGCAAACCGCTCACCAAGTTCAGTTAGATGCTGTAACCAAACTGCAGTCACAATTGGACAATCTCAATAAAGTTGCGACCATTTTGAAGCAACTGTATCAGCAAAACCAAGCGCTTGAAGCTGAGTACCAAGTGATTGGCACGCTTAGTGATATCGCCAATGGGCGCACTGGAGCGAGAGTCAGTCTCCACCGATTTGTGCTTGGCGTATTGCTTGATGATGTCTTGATTCAAGCATCACAGCGTTTGCGCGTTATGAGTAAGGGGCGTTACGAACTGCGCCGTAAAGAGGAGCGCGCAAAAGGTATCGCTGGCTCAGGTTTGGACTTAATGGTGGAAGATGGCTATTCAGGCAAGCTGCGCGATGTGGCGACGTTGTCTGGTGGTGAGTCATTTATGGCAGCACTGGCGTTAGCATTAGGTTTGTCAGATGTAGTTCAGTCCTACAGTGGTGGCATTCGTTTGGACACGCTGTTTATTGATGAAGGTTTTGGCAGTTTGGATCCTGAATCATTAGATTTAGCGATTCAGACCTTGATTGACTTACAACAAGGAGGACGAACCATAGGTTTGATCTCCCACGTGAGTGAACTCAAAGAGCAAATGCCGCTTCGTATTGACGTTCATGCGGATCGCACCGGTAGTCACATTCAACTGCAAGGCTGTTCGATTTAG
- a CDS encoding ATP-binding response regulator — MESVRKVYQYAEPNLTVIGWMGFLGYPGYYYIWNHLFPQPYESLPLRIFCALIFGVIALRQFIPAHFQRFLPLYFAFCIPIGLPFFFSYMMFKNGWSEVWVMSFLASILIHVLVVYRTGLLLLQTFVAVSASLLIVYGPNFEVINQHVIWPYVAIFIFTYLFGNLFYLRSQSEHEVRVSLAKSFGAAIAHEMRNPLSALKASLDVLESLLPNKTNSANQNELHAIDSQALDMANEVILQANEAIRSGTETIDLLLTSIDQNRITNARYRKHSMQQVVEEALTSFSYPSRGDNAFVHANLEQDFFFFGSDTLVKYTLYNLLKNAYFHGKRDNFAISIELVSYNGFNQLIVRDNGVGMSSEVSKQIFDDFYTQGKASGHGLGLPFCMRVMQAMGGEIRCRSELNQFTEFTLTFPTYQSSAVNKIKLDMLKNKTVLYIGELNSRFRALDDSEFYLGFNLTHISLNQALKREEFEFECDLIIVDLDHRIANQSLFDRLEQKLSFTQGRIVYLYDKESIYSYDLERSVEFFPIDKVRFISQCSDVIDMLCFESPASCRKLEVGHGYYQGKTLLIADDNHSIRAYTAILMKKYGFSVVEAQNGQEVLDILNQSPIDLVVMDIEMPTMDGLTAAKMMREEDSAFISLPIIGYTGDSSLEMADLIYRAGINDYLIKPANSEDLMRKVVQWL; from the coding sequence ATGGAATCGGTTCGTAAGGTATATCAGTACGCTGAGCCAAATTTGACCGTGATAGGTTGGATGGGGTTTCTTGGTTACCCGGGCTATTATTACATCTGGAATCATCTCTTTCCGCAGCCTTATGAATCACTACCTTTACGCATATTTTGCGCGTTGATTTTTGGGGTTATTGCACTTAGACAATTTATCCCTGCGCATTTTCAGCGTTTCTTACCGCTCTATTTTGCTTTTTGCATTCCTATCGGTCTGCCGTTTTTCTTTTCTTATATGATGTTTAAAAATGGCTGGTCAGAAGTATGGGTGATGTCTTTTCTGGCGTCGATACTTATTCATGTGTTGGTTGTCTATCGAACGGGGTTACTCCTGTTGCAGACGTTTGTCGCGGTGTCTGCTTCACTATTGATTGTCTACGGCCCTAATTTTGAGGTTATCAATCAACACGTTATATGGCCCTATGTGGCGATTTTTATTTTTACTTATCTGTTTGGTAACTTGTTTTATCTGCGTAGCCAAAGTGAGCATGAGGTTCGAGTTTCGCTGGCGAAGTCATTTGGTGCCGCAATTGCCCATGAAATGCGTAACCCTTTGAGCGCACTTAAAGCATCACTCGATGTGCTTGAATCGTTATTACCGAACAAAACTAACTCAGCAAATCAGAATGAGCTGCATGCTATTGATTCCCAAGCGCTCGATATGGCAAACGAAGTCATCCTTCAGGCCAATGAAGCGATTCGCAGTGGCACGGAAACAATTGATCTTCTGCTAACCTCAATCGATCAAAACCGTATCACTAATGCTCGCTACCGTAAGCATTCTATGCAGCAAGTAGTCGAAGAGGCACTCACAAGCTTTTCCTATCCAAGTCGGGGCGACAACGCGTTTGTGCACGCGAATCTAGAGCAAGACTTCTTCTTTTTTGGTAGTGATACCTTGGTTAAGTACACCTTATATAACCTACTGAAAAATGCCTATTTCCATGGTAAGCGAGACAACTTTGCTATTTCCATCGAGTTAGTAAGTTACAACGGCTTTAACCAACTTATTGTGCGTGATAATGGCGTGGGCATGAGCTCTGAGGTGAGCAAACAGATATTTGACGACTTCTATACTCAGGGTAAAGCGAGTGGTCACGGCTTAGGTTTGCCATTTTGCATGAGAGTTATGCAAGCGATGGGCGGTGAGATCCGTTGTCGTTCAGAGTTGAATCAGTTTACTGAGTTTACGTTGACGTTTCCTACGTACCAATCTTCAGCGGTCAACAAAATCAAACTCGATATGCTGAAAAACAAAACGGTGCTCTATATTGGTGAGTTAAATTCTCGCTTTAGAGCGCTTGATGATAGCGAATTTTACCTCGGCTTTAACCTAACGCATATCAGCCTTAACCAAGCGTTAAAAAGAGAGGAGTTTGAATTTGAGTGCGACTTGATCATCGTTGATTTGGATCACCGCATTGCTAATCAGTCACTGTTCGACAGGCTCGAACAAAAGCTCAGTTTCACTCAAGGTCGTATTGTCTATCTATATGATAAAGAGTCAATTTACAGCTACGACCTAGAGCGCAGCGTAGAGTTTTTTCCGATTGATAAGGTGAGATTTATCAGCCAGTGCTCTGATGTGATTGATATGCTGTGCTTTGAGTCGCCAGCAAGTTGTCGCAAGTTAGAAGTGGGGCATGGGTATTATCAAGGCAAAACGTTACTTATCGCTGATGATAATCACTCTATTCGCGCCTATACGGCAATTCTGATGAAAAAATACGGCTTCTCGGTGGTAGAGGCGCAAAATGGTCAAGAGGTGCTGGATATATTGAATCAGTCACCAATAGATTTGGTGGTGATGGATATTGAGATGCCGACGATGGATGGTTTGACCGCCGCAAAAATGATGCGCGAAGAGGACTCTGCGTTTATTTCACTGCCAATCATTGGCTATACCGGTGACTCTTCGCTAGAAATGGCGGATTTGATTTATCGTGCAGGGATTAATGATTACCTCATCAAACCCGCTAACAGTGAGGACTTGATGAGGAAAGTTGTCCAGTGGCTTTAA
- a CDS encoding TDT family transporter, producing MNWRRLIQFQGVPPSQAALALGVIGLGHAWALYVPAIGEVIRPYMAGLGALLLAPVLIKYLTNINVFIADLRHPLSGSLMAPMSMALLILCDYLAVISPIIAYPIWFAAVCLHITMMVLFFTFQLTNFKMSNIVPSWFLYPVGLISSSLAGTQFGHTVFSETLVNTCITIYFFMLPLVLYRLVFEGMLPRRARPTLAIMAAPINLTLATYLVNFKHPDPILTGALAGIAITMTVMIYLCYFRLLRLKFQPSIAAVTFPSVISAVAMHRLTTFFEQYHPRWHWLHDFGFLDLMIATILVVWVSFGYVKMYFPESFNRSASQNQS from the coding sequence TTGAACTGGAGAAGGCTGATACAATTTCAAGGCGTACCACCATCACAGGCCGCATTAGCGCTGGGGGTCATTGGTCTTGGTCATGCATGGGCACTGTATGTCCCCGCTATTGGTGAAGTCATTCGCCCCTATATGGCTGGCCTTGGCGCGCTTTTGCTCGCGCCAGTTTTGATAAAATACCTGACCAACATTAACGTTTTTATTGCCGATTTACGTCATCCGCTTAGTGGTAGCTTAATGGCGCCAATGAGTATGGCGTTATTGATCTTGTGCGATTATCTTGCGGTTATTTCCCCAATCATCGCCTATCCAATTTGGTTTGCGGCAGTGTGTTTGCATATCACCATGATGGTACTGTTTTTTACCTTCCAACTGACTAACTTTAAGATGTCGAACATTGTGCCAAGTTGGTTTCTCTATCCGGTTGGATTAATCAGTAGCTCATTGGCAGGCACACAATTTGGTCACACGGTATTTTCCGAAACCTTGGTCAATACCTGTATTACCATCTACTTCTTTATGTTGCCATTGGTGTTATATCGCTTGGTGTTTGAGGGCATGCTGCCAAGGCGAGCGCGTCCAACCTTGGCCATTATGGCGGCACCAATCAACCTAACGTTGGCCACCTACTTAGTTAACTTTAAACACCCAGACCCAATCTTAACGGGTGCTCTTGCGGGAATCGCTATCACGATGACGGTGATGATCTACTTATGTTACTTCCGCCTATTGCGACTAAAGTTTCAACCATCAATTGCTGCGGTTACCTTCCCGTCAGTGATCAGTGCCGTAGCCATGCATCGCTTAACCACGTTTTTTGAGCAGTACCATCCACGCTGGCACTGGCTGCATGACTTCGGTTTCCTTGACCTTATGATTGCTACCATTTTGGTGGTTTGGGTGTCGTTTGGTTACGTAAAGATGTATTTCCCAGAAAGCTTTAATCGCTCAGCAAGCCAAAACCAAAGTTAG
- the clcA gene encoding H(+)/Cl(-) exchange transporter ClcA: MTKREKIRQSLLAKVPKDAINQFLSKDKTPVSVLLMSLLVGVLAGIVGTYFEHAVQFVSETRTEWLKSEIGSAVPLWLAAFVISAGLAFIGYYLVHRFAPEAAGSGIPEIEGAMDGIRPVRWWRVLPVKFFGGMGALGSGMVLGREGPTVQMGGAIGRMVTDIFRVTNSDTKHSLLASGAAGGLAAAFNAPLAGIMFVVEEMRPQFRYSLISIKAVIISAVAANIVFRLINGQAAVITMPQYQAPELSALWLFLVLGALFGMFGVVFNRLVTIAQDLFVRLHRNTRKRYLITGSMIGGCFGIMLLYIPELTGGGIWLIPNITTGDYGAAFLLMLFVGRIFTTLLCFASGAPGGIFAPMLALGTLFGYAFGLIAQQLFPELPITPGMFAIAGMGALFAGTVRAPITGILLVIEMTNNYYLILPLIITSLGAVIFAQLLGGQPIYSQLLHRTLKNEKLRQEDLPNDTN; encoded by the coding sequence ATGACCAAAAGAGAGAAAATTAGACAATCATTACTCGCCAAAGTACCCAAAGACGCGATTAATCAGTTTCTCTCTAAAGACAAAACCCCAGTATCAGTACTCTTAATGTCACTGTTGGTTGGGGTGTTAGCGGGCATAGTCGGAACCTACTTCGAACACGCAGTTCAATTTGTATCGGAAACTCGTACCGAATGGCTCAAGTCCGAAATTGGCAGTGCCGTACCGCTTTGGTTAGCGGCTTTTGTGATTAGTGCTGGCTTAGCATTTATTGGTTACTATCTCGTTCATCGTTTTGCTCCTGAAGCCGCAGGTTCTGGTATCCCAGAGATCGAAGGGGCAATGGATGGGATTCGTCCTGTTCGTTGGTGGCGCGTACTGCCAGTGAAGTTTTTCGGTGGTATGGGCGCACTAGGTTCAGGTATGGTGCTCGGCCGTGAAGGCCCAACTGTGCAAATGGGCGGGGCAATTGGTCGCATGGTGACAGATATTTTCCGCGTTACAAACAGCGACACCAAACATTCCCTACTCGCATCTGGCGCTGCAGGGGGATTAGCCGCTGCATTTAACGCACCACTAGCGGGTATTATGTTTGTGGTTGAGGAGATGCGTCCTCAGTTTCGCTATTCGCTTATCTCAATAAAAGCGGTCATCATCTCTGCGGTTGCAGCAAATATTGTTTTCCGACTTATTAATGGTCAAGCCGCGGTTATTACGATGCCGCAGTATCAAGCACCTGAATTGTCGGCATTGTGGCTATTTTTAGTATTAGGCGCACTATTTGGCATGTTTGGCGTGGTATTCAACCGCTTGGTCACTATCGCTCAAGATTTGTTTGTTCGCCTGCATCGAAACACTCGCAAACGTTATTTAATCACTGGTTCTATGATTGGCGGCTGTTTCGGTATCATGCTGCTTTATATTCCTGAATTAACTGGCGGCGGTATCTGGCTAATTCCTAATATCACAACCGGTGATTACGGCGCAGCCTTTTTGCTGATGCTGTTTGTTGGGCGTATTTTTACCACCCTACTCTGTTTTGCCTCTGGCGCACCTGGCGGTATCTTCGCTCCTATGCTTGCGCTAGGTACTCTGTTTGGTTACGCGTTTGGTCTGATAGCTCAGCAGTTATTTCCTGAACTGCCTATTACTCCGGGCATGTTCGCCATAGCTGGCATGGGAGCGTTATTTGCAGGCACCGTTCGTGCACCGATCACCGGTATCTTGTTGGTGATTGAAATGACCAACAACTACTATCTGATTTTACCGCTGATCATCACCAGTTTGGGCGCCGTTATTTTTGCTCAGTTGCTTGGCGGTCAGCCAATTTATAGCCAGTTGTTACACCGAACCTTAAAGAATGAGAAATTAAGGCAAGAAGACCTGCCCAATGATACCAATTGA